CCATATTTTGGACTGATGTGTGCTAATCTATGAGTGTTACCTGGTCCTTGGCCCGACTCTCCCTGTCTCGGATATGAGAAGTCACAATTCTCTCAGTTTCGTCGCGCAGCATGGGGAAGGACTCCAGCTGAAAACACATGTCGCACATGATCACTCACACCATGCAATGAGGAATGTGGAATaacgaataataataaaaagtgaccttatttttaattttccaaATTTTCCATTATTGTATAATTTCCTCTCCATTTCCAAACCCCCATATACCACATGAGTTACCTTGTTGGAGCACTGGCGCACTGTGTTGATCAGTTCCTGGATGACCATGTCCACGCACTTCACGCAGGGTCCCTTCAGCTTTACGACCTGCTTCTTCACAATGGCCTCAAACGCCATATCTGGGGTGAAAAGTCCAGTCCTGATACACacaaagagggagaaagaaaatatattattgtaatGAAACATATAATATGTGGTAGTCTCTGattgtagtaaaaaaaaaggggtgagTGCAACATCATTAATTGAACATTTATGGATAGATATTGGACCGGACTCCAAATCATGCATTTTTAGGGTTTTACCAAATTCAAAGATTTGTATTTTTACTTGTTAGGATATTTCAGTGAATGAATTAATGTAAACCTTATCATGCCATGGAAGGTGGTAGCATCACTGGGAGGTATATCTCAAATGTTTGAAGGAATGTTGTGCCTTTAGGGTAAAAACGGATGAATGACTGTGTTGCAACAGCAGGGAgtgtataacatttaaaaaaacatttttagttGTGTAGATTCATTTCTACCTGATACCGTGGATGTTTTTGATGGCATAACTGATTTCACGCCGCATCTCCTTCTCATCACACTCCATCTGAAGCAACCAGAGGAGGAGTTTAGACAGCGGATACAGAGAACAGTTATTTAGCTGTAAAATATTTTAGCAAACTAGGAAGAGGTAAAATTTTACAATTTTAGAAAAATTACACATAATGGGATTACAGTTAGTAAAATGCATTGAAGCCAACAACTCTTCAGATTTGAAATTTACaaaaattaaaagtattttaaagaGGTCAAATAATTGCATCCCAGCAGattatttcactttaaaaaCAATTGAAATAATTCGCTGGGGTGCAATGAGTTGACCACCTTTTGCAGTATGCCATCTTCCTCTATGAGCAACATATCACCTTGACCAGCTCAAAGGGGAAACGCTCATGGAAGATGCGGTTGATTTTTGCTCCACCAGACAGCTCCACTGTGTCCACCTGATCCCCTGAGCCCTCAATCCTTTTCTCAAAGTCCACAGAGAACTGCTGCACCATCCTGAAAACACAacaatggaaaaaaaacatgataaatAAAAGACCAGCAGTGACTTCTAACATCTAAAATAAGAGCGGATAAGCAATGGGTGCCATGGGAGAAAGTAATCTCTGCCAGAGGTCAGATATTTCGTAGGAAACTTAGATTTTACCAACTAAGTATCATGTAAATGATCTTGTTGTGAGAAAAATGAGGCACTGACTGCAGCAGCTGCTTGGTTTTGCGGGATGGGTCATCGGGTCGGTATCCCCGGTATTCCTCGGCCTCCTTGTCCAGAGCCAACAGCTGGGACTGCAGCTTGCTGCGGAAAGCTGGCAGGGTGTCCCGGATGTGGTTGGTCAATTGCTGTGTAATAAGTAGATTATGTTATTGGTGTTTTTGCTGTTCAGTACCAATCAAGACTGTCTATTTCGCTCCAATCATAGATAATGTATAACACAGCAGACAACATGTGGAATGCCTGTCTGAGTGTAACTATAAATTATTAGGAGCTGAACTAATATATAAGTGTGAGTGTATTTTCCACCGACTGTCACTGACACTGATGTGCCATACAATGGAAGAGGGTAAACAAAACTCCcatatattaataatgtaaaGTCTTCTGTGGGAAAGCCCCAGGAGTAAATGTATGATCACCTCGTTGAGCACTCTCTGCAGTCGTGGAGTGCCCATTTTCTCAGCCATGTGCCTGTATGATGAGTGGGTCAAGAAAAACTTCCTCTCAGCCTCCATCGCTGCCTTGATATCTTTCTTTCCATCGATATCCTTTTGACTGCGATTCACCACTCCAATATATCCTGGGAATCAATAAATATGGACACAAATTGAGAGACATAATGAAAGTTAATCACAGGAGATAAAGGCAGCAATATCACGCGTAAAGCAAACAGAAAAACAAGCAGTGAAGGGAAAGAAGGTAGAACAAGAACATTGTTATTGAATAATGTGATAACAATCACAGTGAGATACTTTGAGAGTGAAAGGCAACAAGAGATAACGCAAATTCAAGAGCCAAAGGGATTCTGGCTTGCATAGCTCACTGTACTGTACAACAGACACATACCTCTTCGCAGGGGCAGCAACTTGTTCTCCAATATATCTCGGGCATCTGTGCCCTCGTCCATCAAATCCAGTTTGGTGATTACTCCAATAGTCCTCAGACCTAGAAAAGATCGTAATCAAAATGTAGAAATTATTTTAGGAAGTTAAAGGACCTATTTTCACAATCGTTTAATGGTTTCGGTCATTTTTTCTGAGTGAAAATGCAACACTTGCAAGTAGCAGTTTCTTAAATGGGAGCTTTTGTTCTGTTTTATATATTCGTAAATGTAATATGTTTGAGTTTATGGCTGCTGTTGAGCCCTTTAAGGACCTTAGCCCAGTTCCAATGCAGCTTTACATCtagctttttctttcctttattCCATCCCTCTTCCAAACGTCTTCCATTGCTGCTATTTAATTCTGCTTCCATCACGTCGTCCTTTCCAAGCATCTTTGACTAttatcttcccctctctctgttccctTCTACACTTTTCCATCTCGCTCTTCTTGTCTGATATTATTAATCCCTCCCACAAGGTCACTTTGTCCAAGACCTCCTGGTTTTTGCtaattcatcctcctctcctgtgtCCTCCAGTCTGACGGTCATACTCCTTGGGCATTCAATTAAGTTGATTCATTTCTTACCCTTCCCCAATATACAGTGTCTATTTTTCCTTAGCGTTAcccttatttgtgtttttttaattccacCCATCTctttctgattttctttttcatttatcTTTTGATGCTCTTCTTATTCTCTGATGTCCTTTTCTCTTAGCCCCTCGTTTTTATGAATAATGTGACACGTGATCAACCCGTGTAGGGAAAATCTGTTTTCCAAATACAGAAGTCAGAGAACAAGGTGAGGCGTTGAGCACCATCCCTGCAGCTGATGGAGATTAGATGTCTTGTTCAGATCAGTTTCACTAACCACAAGGCCACTTTGTACGTGCTTCATTCACTTCCAATACCCTTTCCATGCCCTCGTGCCCTTGTCTTACCCTGTGGATCGACATCCTTGGCCAGTTTAAGAGCATCAGAGTTGGCCAGGTCACAGTTGGCCGGAGTGACAGCCAGGATCAAGCAGCTCTCTCTGGTTATGAACTGCATGATCATGTCTCGGATCTGCTGCTCGATGTCTACGGGCTGGTCTCCAACCGGCACCTTCGTGATCCCCGGCAGGTCGATAAGAGTCAGGTTCAGTACTGCACAGACACAGAAATGCAAGATAAAAAGAACCGGCCATACCTGTGACACATTTCTGGGACTGATTGTTAGTCAATCTTCAGTATTTGCTGAGGTATTCCCCTGTATTTAACCCCTTACAGCAGAaacacattaaattaaataagaaCTAGGAGAGCGTCCTGTTtgccagaattttttttttcaatgttttaaaaGAAGTTTTTTTCTGAATGGAGCTCATTTCAAATTTACTTTAATTCAAGGCTCTGGTTATAAATTGCAGCATTCACTTTTACAATGCAATAAATGTAAGAACATCAGTATTGCATCAGTATAGCATCAATATAGCCATCGTATTGCGTTGAATatgaaaatacaatatttagcCATATTAACACAGACATTTTAATGCTGCCTCCCTTCAGTACCTCAATGACATATGAATTAATGTACTGTATAATTAGTTTTCTGGCAAAACCACATTATTTGTTTTAGTgacccatttaaaaaaacattttctgtCAGCAAAAAGGATGATGACTCACAGCTTGTCACAATCTACCGTGATTCAAAAGTGTTATTGTGTGCCGTTTCTTGACAGTGTAAGGGAGGGAGATGAGCTTCGCACCGTGAGGGGAGTAAACACGCAGGTTGATGGGGACGGAGGAGATGCCTTTGTTGGCCCCTGTGACACGGTCCGTCTCTGCCTCGATCTCCTGGCGAACCTCATCGAAGTCTGTGAACTTCTTCCCTTTGCAATGGAGGAATTCAGCCCATTCTAAGAGGAAGAACAATAAGGTATATAACTGAGATTAGTGGTGGCTGCGCTGCATGTGTCTGAGAGAACAATAATGGCAGTGTGAAAGGGAAAGAAGCTGGGAAAAAACAgtatcattttaaaaaaggggagagaaggaggcgacatttgtgtgtgtgcgtgtgtgtttgtgtgaatgctagcatgtgtgggtgtgtaaatgtgtgcgcCCACCTGCAGTAGCACTGATAAGCTGTAGAACGAGGGGCCTGCGGGTGACAATACCAGATCCACGGGGCAGAAAGTCTCTGAGGAAAGACCAATCAAAACTCATTATATCAATCCACAGTCAAAGCAGACATTTATCAAAGAGTATTCGGATAGTCATTGGAGGCAGAATTATATTTTCATCTTGAGGCATTATTTTCTCTTAACTCTTGAAGGGAAATATATTAGAATTACACCCTATATGCCCTATATGTCGGCCTTTCAATGTCACTCTTCTGGTATGCCATGTTCAACATAGTGTTAGTGAAATAGGGGCCATTTTAAAACACAGCCACTCCTTAAGCTTTCAGATGCTGCTACAACCAAGTTCTCAAACAGTCCAGAGCGTGAATGTGACCTTCTAAACAACCGGTTAAAATGTGGAGCTGCATTGCTGACAAGAAGCGCTCTCATTTAAAAACGATGATTTGACCATCTCCTGAAGGGTTCAAAGGTGTGTCAACTTCTGTGTGTGCACATGGGAGCATGCCACACATCACGACCACCTCCTATGCTAAAGGTCTGTTCCAAGAACATCTTAACACACATTGACCCTCGGAGCTCTCAAgatgagttaaaaaaagagcATGCAGCCCACTGCTTGTCCATTCAGCACTGTGCAGAGCCAGTTCGGGACAGATGGACCATTACTCAGCATCACGACTCTCAATGAGGGTTGGAACAGGAAAAATCAATTCATCCATCTGGAACTGCAAACATGCATGTTAAAACTGCACAAGAAAGGAACTACTCAGTCACACTAAAAAATATCAAACTAATGTTGCACTTCCAAAAATGGGGAACTTGTGAGccacagatttaaaaaatccaaAGCAACAGAGGCTCAGACATACAGGATAACGCTCTAAAGACACTGTATACATTTAGTATACTGCAACTCCATTGCATCTTTCATTAGAAGTGCTCTGCTCTCATCTTTCAAACTCAATGCCCGAAGTTTAAGATCGGAGGGACCCTTTAATTTTGTACATATGATATCAACTGGCACAAATCCTGCAgagcaagaaaagaaaatgaattgTACAATAAATGGGTCCATTTAGAGAGATACTTCTTCAGCAAATGCTGATATTAAACTTATCATAAAAGGTGCAATGCATGAACTATAAGACAGGTGTCGCTTTATTGAGCAGCAAAAAAGGTTCTTGCAGCAGACATCATATAGCTGTTGGGCAGTTGTTGTGATTCTGATATATCTGTTAACTAAATTAAATACTTGAATTTATATTATCAACCAAAACACACTCCTTGCTGCTGAATGCTTTAACCTTATCttgaaatgtttgttttggGTGACCAAAATCCAGGGCAAGATGATGAATATTCATGATTGTTTTCAGGAATGGGAGCTGTACAGCAGGGAGgtgttttaaaatggttatagATATCCCCAAAGggaatttgtcgagtcagtagcagcaacacaagaataaaaaataaaaaacacggtgaactgttgtagagcctcatagccgggCAGGGaatggccacgttcagccgcaggtggttctctcaTCCCCACTTACAaaactgagctcgttgcagcaggtagatgatggcgctgTCCACCCACACACTTCTTGGACaggggaccaggcacgacgcttCCACAGCACTGACTTCCCCCCAGCTCAGGcttgaggttgaagaggcgagGCGGGACAGCAGCAGGGTGGATGCAGGTCTTTAGGACAGCTGGCTGATGCAGGACCTCCTGCTCTGCGCAGGGTAGCCCCACAGAGAGAGGggtgtggaggagcccattgttttAGGGctctcgttggccctctccaggagccccctggctgtctcctcccaccttgaagctgCTTCACTGCAGacacctgaaagcagctttcttcattaAGAAGCCAGGTCCCCTGGTGATCCAGGCTTGTTGTTgtggaagcagcgcacagtccgtgactcccgtgcggtccacacagcacatcccagtccgacTCACGGctgcagtcctgtagagcgtgtTTAGCATAGACCACCTCAGCTTCCTCAGGCGTCAGCGATGGCGGCACACGTACCGACACACACAATGGCGTgaaactctctctctcggcaaatagtcgCGCATCCCCCCAACAGTTCAGTCAATGTTCGCCAAGGCTCCGCTTCACGCACAtggtggtccgggtggcaccacgctcattcacataaacagcgatcatcccccttttcttctctgtgtgtgtagcgTCGTCTCTGTCAACGAACGCAAAGAGAGCCGGCAAAAGGCCGGGATAGTCCGGTCAGCCGTCGCCATGCAGTGAAACACAAGACTcagactgctctctctctcggtcctcCGCGCCGCTCCGGCGGCATTTTCATCTTCGTAGACCagacctctcctcccctcactgACCCGCGAGTTTTAGCCGGACCGGTCGGTTTCCTCCTCCTAGCCCTCAGCTTGACACCCGCTTCTCCGCCGCTCTCCCTTCTCCGCTCCTCCAACAGCAGCGACAGGTCTTTCTCGCGGCGCCAGCTGAGCGCTGCGCTTGAGCGGCAGAGGGCCCCTCCAGCATTGTTATGCTGCGCGGCTCTGCTACTCACCAATACAagacaacaaaagaacaaatcgaaaaaagtagttatggtccagtgtccagGTCCAGTaaacaagacaaaaaaagaaaagaagaagaagaaagaaagaaaagaaagagagaaaaaaaagataaaagcaaaacgccactactgaaacaagcagccgttggcacagcgcttccttcCTAGCAATGGTATGCACAATCTGCATGTTGTACAGGGACAAAGAACATGACAGTATCATTGTTACAGAGGCAGAATCATTGTAATGCCCTCCAAACAAGGAAGAGATTGATACCTCTACTGGGAAGTAGCCTGACTGCAGTTGGTAATGATTGGACTGACATCCCTAAGGTGCTACTGTAACCCAAATTactcttccctcctctgtcAGTAGCTAGGACAGTGCTCTttgtatatacaaaataataataatcataagaagaagaagaagaagaatacacATAACATAATAAAGGCATCATCACATGGTACAACAGCGGTGACTCAATTCAAGCAGGGGAGAGATAGTTTGAACTCTAAACAGAGATTGGCTCCATAGGCCTCTTACGTCATCCTCAAGGTTACCTACTGAAGGGATTATCATTATCCAATTCCTGGTGGTCAATTTTACCTGCCAACAAAGTTCTCCAGCACGGAGCTCTTCCCTGCACTCTGACCGCCGACCACTGCGATCTGCGGCAGGTCCAGGTTGCAGGCCTGGCCGATGGAGCTGAAGGCATCCTGCAGCTTGTTGACCAGCGGGATTAGATCCTCCATGCCACGGTTTCCCATGGTGCCTTCAGACGGGTGGACTCAGGATCAGCGAAtgaaaatggagagagagagatagagagaggagggggatgtGGCGCTGCTATATTTGTCCGGGATACCGCGGTGCTTGTTGATGTAGGCTAGTGAAGTCATCTAGCCGCGCATTGCCCCGAACCAAGCGAGGGTCGTACAGACTGTggaagcagaggagagagagagagagagagagagagagagagagagagagagagagacgcagagAAAAGAGATATGAACAGACAGGAACAGACAATTGCGCAGTTGCTCACCACAGCCACcataacctctctctctctctcttcctctctctctctccctctctcatacaaacacacacacatatgaagcgAGCAGCACGAAGCATATACTTTCAAGGGCATTTGGTGAGCGGAGCTTCATAGGCTCCACGCAGTTGCTTGGAACAACCCCGTGCCCTCCAGAATCCATACATCGCACACGAATAGCGCTCAATAAAGGCAAAACAACGCATCGTTCGCAGCGTGCATATTGACATTGACACGCAGCGGAAAATAGTGTCGTCTGAAAACATAACGTGGTAATAATAAGACATTTTAGTGCGCCGTGGTGAGCCTACCCCGCCTCAGGAATCCCTCGGTGGTGTCGGGGTCCGACGGTCCCGGTCGCTGTCCAGTGCTGAAACGAGGCGCAGAGCAGGCAACGACGACAAGTGACGAGAGCCCGGACGATTATACACGCACCACCTGCTATGGCCGTGCATCAGCTTGACAACAAATTCCTGTGCATTAATTGTTTTCGCCTGTAGGCTTGGTTCCGGTCGGCTGAATGTCAGAGTGGTCTCATCCCGAACACAAATTCGCCTTTGACAGATTAATCATTTCCCCCACTCTCCTCTGCTCCGCGGTGTAATTGCGAAACTGTGCCTCGCTTTTACGCCATATCGACGCGGCGGAGGACCAATGAAAACAGAGGGATTGGAGACGAGGCAGAAAACGCGGGACCCCATTGGCTGATCGGGTACAGGTTAGGTTTACCTGAGCCCGCCTCCTGTTTACATCCGTGCCATTTGTGTCGTTGTGAGTCATGCGGCACGGCTGCGCATCGCTGGCACAGAAGAGGTGGATGCGCTCCTTCAGATCCCTGCAGTAGGTGCAGAAACCATCGGCCGTAAATTCCATACACATTTCATACATGGTACGTCGGCCTACAGGACATGACAGTCATTTTATGTCGTCTTGCTTTGCGCACAATAACAGGATTAGCTGCATCCTTTATGACTTTGACCACATCGGGCCACGTTTGGAAAAACGAAGTCCAAAGTGAATTCGCTTTAAccggaaaaaaaaagtgtgatgcTTGTGCCAGATTGTCCCTGCTGAGCGAGGCTGGTGGAGGATGTCAGACAGAAAGGACACCGCCAATCTGCCTTAACCTCTCGCAGGACAACCTCTGTGCCAGATAACAAGTGTCTCTTGCAGGATGTGAACATCGCCTCTCATTGGATGATCTAGGAGGAGAGATCTCATGAGCTAATTGAGCCCCACTGCAAAGGGGTCGGATGCCCCTCCAACTGCCTGCAACAGTCAAATCTCATCGATTAAGTCAGTATTTGTCCTTGTCATTATGGGCATGCCCTGGAGATGGTTTCGTCGGCACATCGTGTTGTAGTACGCTGGAGTACCACCAGATGGCGTTAACAGTATAACCAATGCAGCTCTGCGTTTGGGGCAAGTTGATATATATGCTCATTATTCATAAAATCCTGCAAAAATGATATGGTAATATAATAGGAGACACGTTTTTTGTTCAATAAAATCACAATCAAGGGATAAAAATGTATGCCTTTGTTATTTCTGATCTGTTGTTTTCTGAACACAGAGGTGAAACCAAATCTGTAGTTTTGGATTTTATGAACAGTTTTCCTGACACAAAAACTGTTGTACCCTGTGACATAACCggacagagacaggaagagTGAGCAGCAGTATCAACATAAATCCAACAACACTGTTTCCTGAGGTATCTGCAGTAGGAGAGTTGGTTGCCAGGTCAGTATTTAGGGTTTTAAAATATAGGTTGGCCCCTTTTTCAGATCAGGACCTGTCAATCACTTCAATGGTGACCAACAGAGCAGGGACACTATTCAAATGAAGCCCTGTGTGATTCAGAGGGTAGTGCATTTTTGGATTGGATTGCATttctatagaatatatataacacattgcGGTGGTGGAGGAAGTAGTAAAAGTAGCTAAACAAGAATGCAACTCCTGTATTAAGATTATTACATCCTGTAAAAATACAGAGGTATTGTTCAAATAATGTCATTTCCACTAATTGAACTGGAGCTGAAGAGACCTGAAGGCACAAAACAAAGTCCTGCATAAATCCCACTGCGAGGATTAACAAGCTTCTAAATGAAGAAGGcttgaaaacaaaatatgacaggCTGAAGGAACAGACTGACGCCTTGAAGTTACAGAACAATGAATGGACAGAAACAAATCTAGGGTTTGAATGGTAATCTCATGGTTCCTGATACATTTAAGGCAAATTATGCAAAGGATTAAGCCAGAGAAAAAAAGTTCTaacaaaacataaattcaggaCCTGGTGAAAAAGTTTTCACAAGAACATACCTACGAGGACAAAAACACTGCAATGAAGTGAGAGAACAAAGTCCTGAGTCGAGAAAGTGTCACTCTTTAGATTGAGGCTGTGGAGCTCAGCAACACACTTCAGGGTGAGAATGCTTTGACTGACATCTACAACTCCCTGAGAGAGGAGAAAACCACAATTAAACGACAGAGTGACGACCTACGTAAGGAACTCCAGAAACTGAATAAAAAGGCGAACAAGGAAAAAGCTCTGGAGGAAAAGTGTTAGGCGGTGAGGGTGAcaagagaaaacaaccacagacaaCAAGGTGTTCTCCAAGAACAAGTCAGCTAAATTCAAATAGAATAGTTGTCGCCAGTGTCAGATTTAAATAAGTATTACGTTTCTATTTTGATATTTCTCTATTATCATGCATTGTCTTCAGAAGTTGTCTTGAACagctcaaaatatatatatatatatatgtgttatcaCCTTCATACTTCATGACCTTTTTCTGAGAATTGCTGATAAACACCATTTTCAGAAAGTGGTGGTTTTCTGAATAGCCCACAACTGTATAATAAACAACAATCTGAGAATTAAGCAGCAATCAACAATATGTGAAGAGATAGAGTTGTGAGGTTTTAAAACATTACTTAttaccacaacaaccacaactaaaattttaaaaagcaggacgaaaatatgttttaatttcGCTCTCAACCTGGTTTCATTGAAAACAGACCAAGGTTGCAAACTATTCATGGGTTTACGGTTTCAGGCAAATATGTTTTTCTCCATTTTCCTCTCTGCAGCTGGTTTGGCGGCAGAGTTGCTAAATCTTAGCTTTCTTGTTATCAGTGACATCAGTGGGGAGAAAACAGTGGCCCCCATTACGTAACCCAAATCCTTTAAACAGTCCAGTCGCATACTTacagcacacagacagacagaatgaCAGTTTGTGTTGTTGGTCGGAAAAGAGGAATTTACTGAAACTGTAATATGTGCGTGCGTATTAGAACCAGAGGAATCCCGCAAACCCATACTTACAGTATAAAAACAACATTCCTGGAGGATGACGCTCTGACACatatttgtcatgttttttacACTATGTACTTAGATGACGCAATGTCAAGAAGGACAGACACGAACCTTGGCTTGGGACAATTTACAAGACAATAATTTGAGGGAAAACATGAAATATTAGCTTTGTTAGCCAAACATCAATTACGTGTGTCATATTTTGAATCTTAAAATATCTTACTGTTATTAGTTGGACTTTGATTTGTACTTTTTTACATATGATGACCTTATGACACTAAGTACCTGCAGCTGTAGTAGGCTACTTGTTATGGCTTTTTTAGTTGTGCGTGGTTCTGGAGATGGCAAATGTTGGCAATGTTGCTTTGTCTATGGGATTACTTTGCATTCTGACATTAGTAATCCCATTACTGTTGTCCTATAGCACCAATATATCGTCAAGATGCCAGTACTTTGATTTACAAATCTGAAAAACTAATGATATTACCGTCAGCATTGTATCAACTCAtgattaaatctttttttatttgctgcAATAATCCAAAATCCAATGTAAAACATCCCATTGGCTTTTTGTTAAGGAAACCAGTGTAATGCTAACTTCCTGGTTTGACCTTCAACAATATGTCATCCCTGCAACACACATTTCTCTGCCCAGCTACTCGGGCTATCACTGCTTCCACCATCACATGTTTTTGTGAACATATTTTGACAATCTCATGAAACAGTGCATCTGCAGCTCTTGTGGATTTAACTCAAAACCCCACCAATACAATTCTCCGAAACTATAGCGACGCTCTGCCTGTCCAATCAAATCAACGGAACTCCAATAGACCATCAGTCCATGCGTGGCACtgatcaaattaatcacacacAATGATTGACAATAAGGAAGCAATGATacctgtaagagccaaatgtggTAATGAAATTGTAACTATATGTACACTGGGTGTTGGGAAGGGCAAACGGTGTTGACCTATTCTGACTGGTGTCCTTCAAATGATTAGCCACGGATGACGGTGTTGACCGCTCTGAGGTTACAAGTGTTAGCTGTTTCCACCGATATCTTGGCATACCTGGGCAAAGAGAATACACACAAGATATTTATACATAATCAAATGTGTCCGTGGGTGATGTCAGCGAAGCGTAAAGAAGGCCCAGGTGGAGGCTGAAGAAGAGCGAGTCAGTCAGATCAATCCGAGGGAAAAACACCTCAGTAGCCGAAGCACTGGACCTTAGACTGTCTGTGTTTTCACAAAGGAAACTCTGGTGCCATGTCTGTGTCAGGAATGAGAACCTCTGGTGGCAACACCTGCATTGAGCTGTCGAAGACCAAACAACAGCCTCTGTGCCGCTGTGAGAATGAGGTTTCGTGTGAGTGGGCGTGTGATCCTCCGTGATTATACCCTCACAGTCGCAGAAGACAGCACGCCATCTTTAATGCTTTTCTCAGAAACACTTCCCACTGACCCCCTGTGGGCCCACTCAGTTAACATTACGTAACTTTAAACCCTCATTTTCATTCCACTCCCATCAATTGCTCACTATGAATCAAACACAGTGACTCACGTGCGCTTCAGCAGCTCAGATCACAGAATGTGCAACGACTGTCTAACTCTCTTCACATCGTGTGTCTCGTGAAGTTCAGTTAAGGCTCAAGCTCTGTGGTTCTAGTCTGAAATATGTTGTAAAAATGTCACCTAAATATTGAGTGTAGGACGTTGAGTTCACGGGTGTTTTAACCACTCAAAACTCAATAGCCTAAGTGACATTGAAAACCAACAAGCCAGACTGGCACCTATGTAAAAGGCCTGTTATGCAACACCTTACACCTGTAAATGCACATCTGGCGAGTCTGTGACTGCTCTGTAATGGTGTTATTCAAAATGTGTTATTCGTCGGCCAATGGAAACTTATGTTGTCTTAATGAGTCAGTGTGAGTGAGCTGGCACGCTATCTAAATAGCCAACAAGCCCACCTTCCTACTCTATAAAATGTTTTCTGCCTGACTTCCTCAGTCTCTGATCAGATTGTTGTGGctgctgcacaaacaaatcagcAATCACACTGTTTCTCTCATTAGTTTTGTTCGACAATCGCAatgtccccccctcctccctgcttCCTGTTGCATAATATT
This portion of the Pseudoliparis swirei isolate HS2019 ecotype Mariana Trench chromosome 8, NWPU_hadal_v1, whole genome shotgun sequence genome encodes:
- the dnm3b gene encoding dynamin-3 isoform X1 — protein: MGNRGMEDLIPLVNKLQDAFSSIGQACNLDLPQIAVVGGQSAGKSSVLENFVGRDFLPRGSGIVTRRPLVLQLISATAEWAEFLHCKGKKFTDFDEVRQEIEAETDRVTGANKGISSVPINLRVYSPHVLNLTLIDLPGITKVPVGDQPVDIEQQIRDMIMQFITRESCLILAVTPANCDLANSDALKLAKDVDPQGLRTIGVITKLDLMDEGTDARDILENKLLPLRRGYIGVVNRSQKDIDGKKDIKAAMEAERKFFLTHSSYRHMAEKMGTPRLQRVLNEQLTNHIRDTLPAFRSKLQSQLLALDKEAEEYRGYRPDDPSRKTKQLLQMVQQFSVDFEKRIEGSGDQVDTVELSGGAKINRIFHERFPFELVKMECDEKEMRREISYAIKNIHGIRTGLFTPDMAFEAIVKKQVVKLKGPCVKCVDMVIQELINTVRQCSNKLESFPMLRDETERIVTSHIRDRESRAKDQVLLLIDIQLAYINTNHEDFIGFANAQQRSSQANKSQSSAVNQVIRKGWLTINNISIMKGGAKEYWFVLTAESFSWFKDDEEKEKKYMLPLDNLKVRDVEKSFMSSKHIFCIFNTESRNVYKDNRTLELACDSQDDVESWKSSLLRAGVYPEKVFAVESETSADADNFSMDPQLERKVETIRNLVDSYMAIVNKCIRDLMPKAIMHLMINNVKDFINAELLAQLYSAGDQNALMDESQEQAQRRDEVLKTHLALKEALVIIGDISTSTITVPVPPPVDSSWVEGAAGRRSPPASPTSSRRMSSGQRPAPRGAPPPPNRPGPLGPFNNSADSPQAPSRPNRAPPSIPSRRPPPSPTRQVPP
- the dnm3b gene encoding dynamin-3 isoform X2, with the protein product MGNRGMEDLIPLVNKLQDAFSSIGQACNLDLPQIAVVGGQSAGKSSVLENFVGRDFLPRGSGIVTRRPLVLQLISATAEWAEFLHCKGKKFTDFDEVRQEIEAETDRVTGANKGISSVPINLRVYSPHVLNLTLIDLPGITKVPVGDQPVDIEQQIRDMIMQFITRESCLILAVTPANCDLANSDALKLAKDVDPQGLRTIGVITKLDLMDEGTDARDILENKLLPLRRGYIGVVNRSQKDIDGKKDIKAAMEAERKFFLTHSSYRHMAEKMGTPRLQRVLNEQLTNHIRDTLPAFRSKLQSQLLALDKEAEEYRGYRPDDPSRKTKQLLQMVQQFSVDFEKRIEGSGDQVDTVELSGGAKINRIFHERFPFELVKMECDEKEMRREISYAIKNIHGIRTGLFTPDMAFEAIVKKQVVKLKGPCVKCVDMVIQELINTVRQCSNKLESFPMLRDETERIVTSHIRDRESRAKDQVLLLIDIQLAYINTNHEDFIGFANAQQRSSQANKSQSSAVNQASSPPASGLIVIRKGWLTINNISIMKGGAKEYWFVLTAESFSWFKDDEEKEKKYMLPLDNLKVRDVEKSFMSSKHIFCIFNTESRNVYKDNRTLELACDSQDDVESWKSSLLRAGVYPEKVFAVESETSADADNFSMDPQLERKVETIRNLVDSYMAIVNKCIRDLMPKAIMHLMINNVKDFINAELLAQLYSAGDQNALMDESQEQAQRRDEVLKTHLALKEALVIIGDISTSTITVPVPPPVDSSWVEGAAGRRSPPASPTSSRRMSSGQRPAPRGAPPPPNRPGPLGPFNNSADSPQAPSRPNRAPPSIPSRRPPPSPTRQVPP